The genomic segment AACAGATAATGTCTATCCCCTCTGCCTGATGTCTGATAAAACATTCGGAAGGAATATCTTCATCTTTCATTACAGCATCCATAAGAGCAGTAAGTGTTTCATTACTGTCATCACAATCACGATATCCAAATCCTGCGGATACATCAGACTGTGGATCGGCATCTACAATCAACACTTTCATATTCTTTTGTGCTAATCCTACTGCTAAATTAGCTGTACATGCGGATTTTCCCGTTCCCCCTTTTTGGTTTACAATAGAAATAATTCTAGCCATTTTTCATCACCTTTCATCGTCATCAATCAAAAAGAGGACTGAATTAGACATCCGGAATCTATATTCCGTGCGAGCTAATTCAGTCCTATAATTACAATAATTCTGTTGTTTTTACTCTTGTCTTACACAAATCCATTTCCAGTCTGAATCTGTAATAATTCATATTCTGGAATGACAGCGCTGCTTTATTTTTCCCTTTTCAGGAAATTAAAAATAAGGACTAAATTAGTGCAACCCCTTGTATTTACTGGAGTTTTCTAACTTGTCCTTATTATAACTCGACCATGAGGTGTAATCTTCGGTAACGGTTCTTCATGCTTGCTGTTGTACTTGTCTACAAGTTTTCGGAATACAGCTTCATAATTTACTGCCACTTGTGGATTGCCATTGCGGTTGATGAATAAAAAAACACTATATCCGTCAATCACAAGGTTCTTCTGTTTCCTGCGGTGTTTCAGTATGTTTTGAAAGGCTTGATACACTTCGTCGCTCATTGTCTTGTAAATATATTCTTCTGGTGTAGGGCGTTTATTTCCAAAATACTTTTTGAAATTTGTCTGCACCTCTGGGTCGGCACTATCCATAGCTTCATCAATCGTTGCTTCAATATCAGCCCGAACATCAGCCAATGATACACCGCCAGCCTTTGCACCAGCTTTTAATGCCTTTTTTATATCTCGTTTTCTTAGACTTATCATATTTAACCTTTCTTATCATAATTGCAAATTTATAAATTCATCAGTATTAAAACTGAAATTCAAATACGCTACTAAAATCATTATTCAAGACATAATAAACTTTGTTTTTATTAAATATCCATACGAATTGTTTTGTGTACAATATTACAATAACTTATTATGGAAATTATAGCCATAATCCCCCACAAAAAGAGAAAAGGAAAATTAGTATAACTCATAGTAGAAATAACATTTGCTGAACAACTAGCTATAATAATTGCACTGACAATCGTTGTCTGCACAGACATTTTTATAAATCCTATTTTTGTAGCTACTATGCCAACGCATAAAGCGTACACAGAACATAATAATAACTCACTCCATATTTTAATGATATTTCCAAAAGAAAAAGTATCGGGAACTAGAGGGAATATGCGTTCAGTAATAAAGAAAATTAAAAAAATCAAAGCACTTCCGAGAAGCATACCACCAATTCCACTAAAAGCTACTAATAATACTTTCGCTTTCAAAAGGGTAGATTTATCAACAGGATAAGTAAACAAAAGTAAATTAAGTTTTCCAGCATACTCTTTGATGATAAATGTTGAAAACATAACAGAAATTAAAACAGCGTAAGCTACGGTTTGCAAAGCATTTATTAAAGTCCAAATATTTTCATATGTTGAAAATTCGATAGCGTCCACTTCACCGCCTGCATAAGCAATTAAGGCAAATGTGTATAAAAATCCCAAAATCACTAAAGAGATACTGTTCCTTCTGTTCGTAATAAGTTAATAGACACCAACACTCCCAATATAGCAGGAAACATTGGACTTCAGAAATGGGCAAATAAGGAAAATTTAAAAATTGTCTCTGCTGAATATAACAAGATGTTCACACATAATCTACATAATTTTTCAGGACTTGAAGACCGCATAGCCTTGTTACATATGCAGCAAAAAGAGGTAAATACCTCTGTTGTTTCTCTCGAGTCTCAGATACGCCATCTTCGAGAAATGCTAAAATATGCCGAACAATATCAGAAAAATAAAATTTACGACGACCATTATAAAAGCTCCAAAGATCCAGATCGTTATTTCCGTAAATATGAATCTCAAATTATTCTTTTCGCGGGTGCTGAACATATTTTACAGGAAAATGGCATGGATCTGAAGCATCTTAATTCCAATAAGTTACAAGAGCAAATTGCAGATCTTATTTCCAGAAAGGAATCACTAAATACTCAATACGTTTCTTTTAAGCAAGAAATAAAAGAGTTGGAATTGATACATCAAAACCTGTCCAAATATCTCAAACAGGATGCTCCTGAAATACAAAGATCTTCTCATAACCAACTCCCTTCTTTGTAAAACCATAATAATAGGCAGCGATTTCACTCGCTGCCTAAATTCCCGTTAAACCGATATCCTACACCTCGTACTGTTTGTATATATAATGGTTGTCCAGGATCATCTTCTATTTTTTCTCTGATATTGCAGATATGTCGCATAACCACATTATAATCACCGGAATAAGGTTCATTCCATACCAGATCATAAACCATTTCTTTTCCAAATATTCTACCTGGACTTTTCGCTAAAAGAAGTAAAATATCATATTCATATTTTGAAAGATGAACATCACTATCATTCTTTTTAACAATTCGTTCCTGTAGATATATTTTTAATTCTCCAAACCTTATAATTTCCGGTATGAATTGGTTTTTATGTTCCCGACTAGTCAATATGTTTTCACTTATGCTTCCATTAGCATCTGTGATTCTCTCAATAATTTCTATCTTTTTCACCTTTATTGCCTCTACATTATTAATTTTATATTCTATATATCATCTGCCATTTGACTTTTTTCTTCTACAAGTAATATAATATATTTATTACATATGTAGGATTTAGCAGGAGGATTTTATTATGTCACTACCCCAAATTTCAGAAGCCGAATTTGAAGTTATGAAAATTGTATGGAAATATGCTCCCATCAATACAAATGAAATTACAGAAAAACTTACTCTAACTACCAGCTGGAGTCCAAAAACAATTCAAACTCTTATCAAGAGACTTGTTTCCAAAAAAGCTCTTTCCTACGAAAAACAAAGCCGGGTATTTGTCTATACTCCATTAGTCCAAGAAGATGAATATATACGCCAGGAAAGCAATTCTTTTTTTAAGCGATATTATAATGGAAATCTTTCTTCTATGCTGGCTTCTTACCTTGAAGACGATAAGCTCTCTTCAACAGAAATTGATAACTTACGCCATTTATTATCAAAACATCAGAAATAGGAGGTTTTGAATGAGCAACTGGATTATCCACTTTTTAATCAGTAATATCTTCATATGTATTTTTACACTTGTAATAATCGGAACAAAAAAACTTCTGAAAAAATATTTATCTGCGGCTACACAGTACCATCTCTGTTTTCTTTTATTTTTACTACTTGCCGTGCCATTTTTTCCTGTACAGATTCATGGCTCACAACTTTTTTCATGGTTACATTTTTTTCAAACTGACTCAGGACTTAACTCTGGTACCGACACGCTATCCGAACTTACCAGTAATACACAAAATATTTTGTTAAACCAGGTGAATGATTT from the Blautia wexlerae DSM 19850 genome contains:
- a CDS encoding winged helix-turn-helix domain-containing protein produces the protein MKKIEIIERITDANGSISENILTSREHKNQFIPEIIRFGELKIYLQERIVKKNDSDVHLSKYEYDILLLLAKSPGRIFGKEMVYDLVWNEPYSGDYNVVMRHICNIREKIEDDPGQPLYIQTVRGVGYRFNGNLGSE
- a CDS encoding BlaI/MecI/CopY family transcriptional regulator, whose translation is MMSLPQISEAEFEVMKIVWKYAPINTNEITEKLTLTTSWSPKTIQTLIKRLVSKKALSYEKQSRVFVYTPLVQEDEYIRQESNSFFKRYYNGNLSSMLASYLEDDKLSSTEIDNLRHLLSKHQK